A single genomic interval of Antechinus flavipes isolate AdamAnt ecotype Samford, QLD, Australia chromosome 1, AdamAnt_v2, whole genome shotgun sequence harbors:
- the RNF185 gene encoding E3 ubiquitin-protein ligase RNF185 isoform X2, translated as MASKGPTTSTSPENSSTGGASGSSNGPGENSSQDSTFECNICLDTAKDAVISLCGHLFCWPCLHQWLETRPNRQVCPVCKAGISRDKVIPLYGRGSTGQQDPREKTPPRPQGQRPEPENRGGFQGFGFGDGGFQMSFGIGAFPFGIFATAFNINDGRPPPAVPGTPQYVDEQFLSRLFLFVALVIMFWLLIA; from the exons ATGGCCAGCAAAGGGCCCACGACCTCGACGTCTCCCGAGAACTCCAGCACGGGGGGCGCGAGTGGCAGCAGCAATGGCCCCGGGGAGAACAGCAGTCAGGACAGCACGTTCGAGTGCAACATCTGCTTGGACACGGCCAAGGATGCCGTCATCAGCCTCTGCGGGCACCTCTTCTG TTGGCCGTGTTTACATCAG tgGTTGGAGACCAGACCCAACAGACAGGTGTGTCCGGTGTGCAAGGCAGGGATCAGCCGAGATAAAGTGATCCCTCTGTACGGCAGGGGCAGCACTGGGCAGCAGGACCCCAG AGAGAAGACTCCTCCCCGACCTCAGGGACAGAGACCGGAGCCTGAGAACAGGGGG GGGTTTCAAGGCTTCGGTTTTGGCGATGGCGGCTTCCAGATGTCTTTTGGGATCGGAGCCTTTCCTTTTGGGATCTTCGCTACAGCGTTTAACATTAATGATGGGCGGCCCCCTCCAG CTGTTCCCGGGACTCCCCAGTACGTGGATGAGCAGTTCCTGTCTCGGCTTTTCCTGTTTGTGGCCCTGGTGATCATGTTTTGGCTGTTGATCGCGTAA